ATGTCTAAAGGGAAAGGAACAGAAAAAACCTTTAAACCTCTGCCTGGAGCTTTTTTTTAACTTAACTTTGAGTTCAAAAGACTTAACCGAGTACTATTGAGAGTAGATAAATTTAAAATTTACCTACCCTTTGTCCTGAGAATAAAAATATACCCTATTCTCCACAATTAAAAAACAGTTAATCTATAATTCCCTTTTTCTTGAGGAAAAGCAGAAATTACTACCACATAATATGTATCATCTTTGGGTAGTCGGGCACGGTCTATTAATGCACTGTACCTACCATCTTGAGCATTATCCGCAGCCACAATATTACCCTGGGAGTCTAGTAACACAATGTAAGGTGAAAAATCTTCAAAAACGCTATCCGCTCGGATACTGATTAGTTGATTCTCCTTACCCTTGAATTTAGAAATGTCATAATAATTACCATTCGTTTGTAATTTCAGACTGCGATCGCCTAACTCACTCGCTTCGTCTAGAAAATAACTGGCACGGTCATTACGTAGTGCGAGACTATACCTACCTTTCTCTCCAGGAATACGACTAGTGATTGCAATTGTGTATTTGCCAAGCTTTGGTAAGCGATTATACAAAAATGCTTCCCTGACCCCTGCTTTTGTTTCTACGCTACAGCGTTGAGCAATGACTTGATTATCTGGATCAAGCAACAACAAACAAGGTTCTAAACTCAAGTTATTCTTGCGACGGTTATCTTTGCTTCCAATTAACCGCAGCTGTACCAGTTCATTTTCCCTACCATCAAATTGATAGAAATGGTAGTAACGTTTGCCATCCTGAAAATCTCCCGGAGCTAGAATTCCAAATTGCACATTCGAGTAATCTATGCTGCGGAAAGTCGGGGTTCTAGAGGAAGTATTATTAGTTGCAATTGGTTCCTGATTATTAGAATTATCACTATTCGCTGGTTGATTCCCAGGACGGTTTCGAGGTGGTTTCGGCTGATTATTTCCTCCTTGGGGAGGACGCTTTCTGTCAGGTTTTTCTTGGGAAGGACGTTGACTTACTTGCTCTTGTCTCGGAGGTGGGGGATTCTTTTGCGGACGATTATTTCTGGGTGGAGGTGAGTTATTTCCTCTATCATTATCAACTTCATTTTTTGGTGGTTTTTTTGCAGAACGTAGGGGAGAATTAATCCGTTGACTAACTCTTCTAGGTGGTGGATTCCCTGGAGAATTATTTTGTGCTTTCGGGAGTTGGTTAATCGCTTTTTTTACTGCTTCCGGTTCTCGCTCATCAGGGGTTTTAGCTATGTTGACATCTAACTTGTTAGGGAATCTATTTTCTGGAGAATTAGAAATTCCGTAACCAGTAAGTAACATACTGCTGCTCAAGGTTGCTAGGAGCAAGATTAATTTTGCTAAACGCGATTGCATTAATTTCTCTCCTGAATAAATTTGGCAATGTTTCTGAACTTAGTGAACTTTGAAGGTAATCAGATGAAAACTAATAATTGTTATTGAAATAATGACAAATCTTTTGTAAAATCACTAGCGTCAATTTTTACTAGGAAATTATTCTCGTCGAAAAAATATTTTTTAGATGAATGTATTATTCATCCATGAATAAATAATCCTGTTTCTGTTTTCTAATCTCCATATTTTGCATATGTACATCTTCTAGAAAATTATTGTAGCAGTATTAAAGAATCTACTTAAATATATTGAGATAAAATATTTTTTTATAGGCAAAAATCAAAATATTCCAAAGCCATACTGGTATCGGAAAACCATAAATATTGTCAATGTTTGCCCAAATTTATAACTAGGCTTGTGTATACATACAAAATGGCAAAGCAATATTCCGCAAAAAAATATCCACAAAAGTACATGACTTTTTTGAGAGAATTCAGTCATAATCATTAATAGAGAATTATACGCTA
The Calothrix sp. 336/3 DNA segment above includes these coding regions:
- a CDS encoding PPC domain-containing protein — its product is MQSRLAKLILLLATLSSSMLLTGYGISNSPENRFPNKLDVNIAKTPDEREPEAVKKAINQLPKAQNNSPGNPPPRRVSQRINSPLRSAKKPPKNEVDNDRGNNSPPPRNNRPQKNPPPPRQEQVSQRPSQEKPDRKRPPQGGNNQPKPPRNRPGNQPANSDNSNNQEPIATNNTSSRTPTFRSIDYSNVQFGILAPGDFQDGKRYYHFYQFDGRENELVQLRLIGSKDNRRKNNLSLEPCLLLLDPDNQVIAQRCSVETKAGVREAFLYNRLPKLGKYTIAITSRIPGEKGRYSLALRNDRASYFLDEASELGDRSLKLQTNGNYYDISKFKGKENQLISIRADSVFEDFSPYIVLLDSQGNIVAADNAQDGRYSALIDRARLPKDDTYYVVVISAFPQEKGNYRLTVF